One stretch of Roseimicrobium sp. ORNL1 DNA includes these proteins:
- a CDS encoding Gfo/Idh/MocA family oxidoreductase — protein MQTYSNRRQFLGQTFGLAGGTIAVLQAQAADEPRPSQPKSAARQVSPGKTSSGGAVPLAPPDKQPPNLEVPDAPERKLGWAIVGLGQLALEEIMPAFGGCKLSQPTALVSGHPDKARCVARAYNIPEDAIYNYENYDKLAEDKRVDVIYIVLPNSMHAEFTIRGLKAGKHVLCEKPMAGTVQEAEEMIAAANATGKKLGVAYRLHYEPLNRKVMYLCQEQKFGKVKTFVSSNCQDVKAPNIRLSGTLKGGPLGDVGVYSINAARYVIGEEPAEVSAYMHEPTDDDRFHEVPESVTFQMRYPSGALAHCDCSFGTAESRFYTVHCAKGTIGMDPAFSYRGLKLWVQDGDPKGGDAEKADLLIPQVNHFTAEMDGFSEALLHEKAILTPGSMGLADMRIIAAIEEAAKTGQSVPVNSV, from the coding sequence ATGCAAACCTACTCCAATCGAAGGCAGTTTCTCGGCCAGACGTTCGGTCTGGCGGGTGGGACGATTGCAGTTCTCCAGGCGCAGGCCGCCGATGAACCACGCCCCTCGCAGCCCAAGAGCGCTGCACGCCAAGTTTCGCCAGGCAAGACCAGCAGCGGAGGCGCCGTGCCACTGGCTCCGCCGGACAAGCAGCCACCCAATCTCGAAGTGCCTGATGCTCCCGAGCGAAAGCTGGGCTGGGCCATCGTGGGACTAGGCCAGCTTGCCCTGGAGGAAATCATGCCGGCCTTCGGAGGCTGCAAACTCTCGCAGCCCACCGCTCTGGTCAGCGGCCATCCGGACAAAGCACGCTGTGTGGCTCGCGCGTACAACATTCCGGAAGACGCCATCTACAACTACGAGAACTACGACAAGCTCGCGGAGGACAAGCGCGTGGACGTCATCTACATCGTGCTGCCCAACAGCATGCACGCGGAGTTCACGATCCGGGGGCTCAAGGCTGGCAAGCATGTGCTTTGTGAAAAGCCCATGGCAGGGACGGTGCAGGAAGCGGAGGAGATGATTGCCGCCGCAAATGCCACGGGCAAGAAACTCGGCGTAGCTTACCGCCTGCACTACGAACCTTTGAATCGGAAGGTGATGTACCTTTGCCAGGAGCAGAAGTTCGGCAAGGTGAAGACGTTCGTGTCCTCCAACTGCCAGGATGTGAAAGCACCCAACATCCGCTTGAGCGGCACGCTCAAGGGCGGACCACTCGGAGATGTCGGCGTGTACTCCATCAATGCCGCGCGCTATGTGATTGGTGAAGAACCGGCTGAGGTGAGCGCCTACATGCACGAACCCACCGATGACGATCGATTCCATGAAGTGCCGGAGAGCGTCACCTTCCAGATGCGTTATCCCTCAGGTGCACTGGCACATTGCGATTGTTCCTTTGGCACTGCGGAAAGCCGGTTCTACACCGTCCATTGCGCGAAAGGCACCATCGGCATGGATCCAGCGTTCAGCTATCGCGGTCTCAAGTTGTGGGTGCAGGATGGCGATCCCAAAGGTGGCGATGCAGAAAAAGCTGATCTCCTCATTCCCCAAGTGAACCACTTCACCGCGGAGATGGACGGCTTCTCTGAAGCGCTGCTGCATGAGAAAGCCATCCTCACGCCGGGCTCCATGGGCCTGGCAGACATGCGCATCATTGCTGCAATTGAAGAAGCCGCAAAGACGGGCCAATCGGTGCCGGTGAATTCCGTATAA
- a CDS encoding HXXEE domain-containing protein, producing MTDPELPNWNWFYLNFPWIGGAAAIVLLILLFCTNLLRADQSRPRWLDYTWLSWMGLLAYLLHNIEEYGADMFGRLHQFPKDIVRIMELPSYPDCPIPPLYFVAVNVTMFWIAAPLASILSRRHPLVGLSVYSIIMVNAVVHIVPSVAGAGYGAGTLTAAVIFIPLSIWMIRACFGPGRMSYATLALLVAAGILAHAVLMVPMLLFLKGTIGSTLLVLLQVMNPFLLMLTLWLGERWRGGSLVHQLPHADEGA from the coding sequence GACGGACCCTGAGCTGCCCAATTGGAACTGGTTCTATCTGAACTTCCCATGGATAGGCGGTGCTGCGGCCATCGTGCTGCTCATTTTGCTTTTCTGCACCAACCTCCTGCGCGCAGATCAGAGCAGGCCGCGATGGCTCGATTACACATGGTTGTCGTGGATGGGATTACTGGCTTACCTGCTGCACAACATTGAGGAATACGGCGCTGACATGTTCGGACGTTTGCACCAGTTCCCGAAAGACATAGTCAGGATCATGGAGCTTCCATCCTATCCGGACTGCCCCATTCCGCCGCTGTACTTCGTGGCCGTGAACGTCACGATGTTTTGGATCGCGGCGCCTCTCGCCTCGATCCTGAGTCGGCGCCACCCGCTGGTCGGCCTTTCGGTCTACAGCATCATCATGGTCAACGCTGTCGTGCACATCGTACCATCCGTGGCAGGAGCGGGCTATGGGGCGGGCACGTTGACGGCGGCCGTGATTTTCATTCCTCTGTCGATCTGGATGATCCGGGCGTGCTTTGGTCCCGGGCGGATGAGCTATGCCACCTTGGCGTTGCTCGTGGCAGCAGGCATATTGGCGCATGCTGTCCTGATGGTACCGATGCTCCTGTTCCTAAAGGGAACAATCGGCAGCACACTGCTGGTACTGCTCCAAGTAATGAACCCATTTTTGCTCATGCTTACCCTCTGGCTCGGCGAAAGGTGGCGTGGCGGCAGCCTCGTCCATCAACTTCCCCATGCAGACGAAGGCGCTTGA
- a CDS encoding VOC family protein — translation MTRRLDHIDLRVRHLEEVRAFYETLLPALGFVHDAKIEGWIQYDAMGEDGDLRDFFGVTESPAHIANENRIAFWADTDAEVDRLAGIVVNAGAKNVEGPGFEAPGYYAVFFEDASGNRFEICHRTN, via the coding sequence ATGACACGACGCCTCGATCACATCGACCTGCGAGTGCGCCATCTGGAAGAGGTGCGTGCCTTCTACGAAACCCTCCTGCCAGCACTTGGCTTCGTCCATGATGCGAAAATCGAAGGCTGGATTCAGTACGATGCGATGGGGGAGGACGGGGACTTGCGCGACTTCTTTGGGGTTACTGAGTCCCCAGCACACATTGCGAATGAGAACCGCATCGCCTTCTGGGCAGACACGGATGCCGAGGTGGATCGGCTCGCTGGGATCGTGGTGAATGCCGGAGCAAAGAACGTGGAAGGCCCGGGCTTCGAGGCGCCGGGCTACTACGCCGTGTTCTTTGAAGACGCTTCAGGAAACCGTTTCGAAATCTGCCACCGGACAAACTAA
- a CDS encoding sugar phosphate isomerase/epimerase family protein, with amino-acid sequence MNPLLIGLSTGCFYRRNIMTILEDVKASGFHDIEICSFPMHLNYHAEDDVRRAGDRIRELGLNAYSFHAPFANHIDITSLDEGVRENAVRELEIACKAAAWMGADHIVLHPGPEREGRPPQEEFLAHMEHAGRSLNRVATVCGELGVKLMLENMLPHLLFGHISDLMYLLGEIKTPGVGICLDTGHANLAGELGRVIPTFSGHLKMLHVNDNKRNYDSHLPPGEGVIDWKWVTDELRYNHFEGGLILELAGNEHESTSTILERAVRAKEYLRGVGA; translated from the coding sequence ATGAATCCGTTGCTCATAGGCTTGTCCACCGGCTGCTTCTACCGCCGGAACATCATGACCATTCTGGAGGATGTGAAGGCGAGCGGATTTCATGACATCGAAATCTGCTCCTTTCCCATGCACCTCAACTACCACGCTGAGGATGACGTGCGCCGGGCGGGGGACCGCATTCGCGAACTCGGGCTGAACGCCTATTCCTTCCACGCGCCCTTCGCGAACCACATCGATATCACCTCGCTCGATGAAGGCGTGCGTGAGAATGCGGTACGCGAGCTGGAGATAGCCTGCAAGGCCGCAGCATGGATGGGCGCGGACCATATCGTGCTGCATCCCGGCCCCGAGCGCGAGGGGCGCCCACCTCAGGAGGAATTCCTGGCTCACATGGAGCACGCGGGAAGATCGCTCAACCGTGTAGCGACCGTCTGCGGGGAACTCGGCGTGAAGCTGATGCTCGAGAACATGCTGCCGCATCTGCTTTTCGGACACATCAGCGACCTGATGTATCTCCTCGGTGAAATCAAGACACCCGGCGTGGGTATCTGCCTGGACACCGGTCATGCCAATCTCGCGGGTGAACTTGGTCGTGTGATTCCCACCTTTTCAGGTCACTTGAAGATGCTGCATGTGAATGACAACAAGCGGAACTACGACTCCCACTTGCCACCCGGCGAGGGCGTGATCGACTGGAAGTGGGTGACGGACGAGCTGCGGTACAACCACTTCGAAGGTGGGCTTATTCTGGAACTCGCGGGAAATGAGCATGAATCCACCTCCACGATTCTAGAGCGGGCGGTGCGGGCGAAGGAGTATCTGCGTGGAGTGGGGGCGTGA
- a CDS encoding sodium-translocating pyrophosphatase, with amino-acid sequence MSDFLLKQGIYISIILSAVGLGYALLLIKQIMASSAGNDAMKRVAAAIQEGAKAYLRRQVTSVSIIAVIITILLFIWKKEAPVPVGFIIGAVCSMIAGFIGMRVAVVANVRTTQAATVGHIQALRVAFNGGAVTGLLVVGLALLSVALFYIVMSAGGHQAHAIDSLVGLALGASLVSVFARLGGGIYTKAADVGADLVGKNENALDEDDPRNPATIADNVGDNVGDCAGMAADVFETYAVTLIGALLIASLSKFGDATQAALMYPFLIGGISIVGAVLGILWVNIRKGGATALLLQGVGISALVTAALAYPVTQALFGQAKGLPFTANALYGTALIGLVLTWLVVLITNYYTSTEYGPVRKIAKASETGHATNIIAGISIGNYATALPVFLICASIAGGYILAGLYGIAIAVMSMLSMAGIIVSLDAFGPITDNAGGIAVMSELPKDVRKITDDLDAVGNTMKAVTKGYAIASAGVAALVLFGSFYLELEKHLGHVVEFSLKDPSVIIGLFIGGLLPFLFTAMSMNAVGNAAGAVVKEVRRQIAAKPGILTGKDTPEYATCVDIVTKAALREMILPALLPIIGVLGVGWGVQLLKSSHFLGHTALGGMLMGTIVTGLFLGLSMTSAGGAWDNAKKYIEEGNHGGKGSDAHKAAVTGDTVGDPYKDTSGPAINPMIKVVNIVAILVIPLLF; translated from the coding sequence ATGTCTGACTTCCTCCTCAAACAGGGCATTTACATCTCCATTATCCTGAGTGCCGTAGGCTTGGGCTACGCACTCTTGCTGATCAAGCAAATCATGGCCTCTTCCGCAGGGAATGACGCCATGAAGCGGGTGGCTGCGGCCATTCAAGAGGGGGCGAAGGCCTATCTCCGCCGCCAGGTGACCAGCGTGAGCATCATTGCGGTCATCATCACCATCCTGCTCTTCATCTGGAAGAAGGAGGCTCCGGTTCCGGTCGGTTTCATCATTGGCGCCGTGTGCTCCATGATTGCCGGGTTCATTGGGATGCGTGTGGCAGTGGTGGCCAATGTGCGCACCACTCAGGCAGCAACCGTGGGTCATATTCAGGCGTTGCGTGTGGCTTTCAATGGCGGTGCGGTGACCGGTCTGCTCGTCGTGGGTCTGGCCCTGCTTTCCGTGGCCTTGTTCTACATTGTCATGTCGGCGGGTGGTCATCAGGCACACGCGATTGACTCCCTGGTGGGTCTCGCACTGGGCGCCTCTCTTGTTTCCGTGTTCGCCCGTCTCGGCGGTGGTATCTACACCAAGGCGGCGGACGTGGGTGCCGACCTCGTGGGCAAGAACGAAAACGCCCTCGACGAAGACGATCCCCGCAACCCAGCGACCATCGCTGACAACGTGGGCGACAACGTGGGTGACTGCGCCGGCATGGCAGCGGACGTGTTCGAGACGTATGCCGTGACCCTCATCGGCGCGCTGCTCATTGCCTCTCTTTCGAAGTTCGGCGACGCCACGCAGGCGGCCCTCATGTATCCGTTCCTGATTGGTGGCATCAGCATCGTGGGTGCGGTCCTCGGGATTCTCTGGGTGAACATCCGCAAGGGTGGCGCCACCGCGCTGCTCCTGCAGGGCGTGGGCATCTCCGCCCTCGTAACGGCGGCTCTGGCCTATCCGGTGACGCAGGCTTTGTTTGGCCAGGCCAAGGGGCTGCCTTTCACGGCGAATGCGCTCTATGGCACGGCCCTCATCGGCCTCGTGCTCACCTGGCTGGTGGTGCTCATCACGAACTACTACACGTCCACCGAGTACGGTCCCGTGCGGAAAATTGCCAAGGCCTCCGAGACTGGCCACGCCACGAACATCATCGCGGGCATCTCCATTGGTAACTACGCCACGGCGCTTCCCGTGTTCCTCATCTGCGCCTCCATCGCTGGCGGTTACATTCTCGCAGGCCTGTACGGCATCGCCATCGCCGTGATGAGCATGCTCTCCATGGCCGGCATCATCGTGTCGCTCGACGCCTTCGGCCCTATCACCGACAACGCGGGTGGCATCGCCGTGATGAGCGAACTGCCGAAGGACGTGCGCAAGATTACAGACGACCTCGATGCGGTGGGCAACACCATGAAGGCCGTGACCAAGGGTTACGCCATCGCCTCCGCCGGTGTGGCGGCGCTGGTGCTCTTCGGTTCCTTCTACCTCGAACTTGAGAAACACCTCGGGCACGTCGTTGAGTTCTCGCTCAAGGACCCCAGCGTGATTATCGGTCTCTTCATCGGTGGCCTGCTGCCCTTCCTTTTCACCGCCATGAGCATGAATGCCGTGGGTAATGCCGCTGGCGCTGTGGTGAAGGAAGTACGCCGCCAGATCGCCGCCAAGCCAGGCATCCTCACTGGCAAGGACACCCCTGAGTACGCCACCTGCGTGGACATCGTGACCAAGGCTGCGCTTCGTGAAATGATTCTGCCGGCCCTGCTGCCCATCATTGGCGTGCTTGGCGTGGGATGGGGCGTGCAGCTCCTGAAGTCCAGCCATTTCCTTGGCCACACCGCTCTGGGTGGCATGCTCATGGGCACGATTGTGACCGGCCTCTTCCTCGGCCTCAGCATGACCAGCGCCGGTGGCGCCTGGGACAATGCCAAAAAGTACATCGAAGAAGGCAACCACGGCGGCAAGGGCAGCGACGCCCACAAGGCAGCCGTAACCGGCGACACCGTGGGCGACCCCTACAAGGACACCAGCGGCCCGGCCATCAACCCGATGATCAAGGTCGTGAACATCGTGGCCATCCTCGTGATTCCGCTGCTGTTCTAG
- a CDS encoding SRPBCC family protein, producing MPATEYSFLTHWTVPGTCPEVYDVLYDGTSLPRWWPSVYLETNVVNQGGPDGVGASMDFFTKGWLPYTLRWRSTITEVNRPDSFSLAAAGDLTGTGEWQFAQKDDNEVEILFDWRIRADKPILRSLSWLCKPVFSANHRWAMRKGEESLKLELLRRRALDEAARAAIPAPPQPTFWKAHAEDSRG from the coding sequence ATGCCAGCCACCGAATATTCTTTCCTGACCCACTGGACGGTCCCGGGCACCTGTCCCGAAGTGTATGATGTCTTATACGATGGTACATCACTCCCCCGCTGGTGGCCTTCGGTGTATCTGGAGACGAACGTTGTAAATCAGGGCGGACCGGATGGTGTCGGTGCGTCCATGGACTTTTTTACGAAGGGATGGCTGCCCTACACGCTTCGCTGGCGCTCCACCATCACGGAAGTGAACCGGCCAGACAGCTTCAGCCTCGCGGCCGCAGGCGATCTCACCGGGACCGGCGAGTGGCAGTTCGCCCAGAAGGATGACAACGAGGTGGAAATCCTCTTCGACTGGCGCATCCGTGCGGACAAACCGATCCTGCGCTCGCTCTCGTGGCTCTGCAAACCCGTCTTCTCCGCCAATCACCGCTGGGCCATGCGGAAGGGTGAGGAAAGCCTGAAACTGGAGCTATTGCGCCGCAGGGCGCTCGATGAAGCGGCCCGCGCAGCCATTCCGGCACCGCCGCAGCCGACCTTCTGGAAGGCGCATGCTGAGGACTCCCGGGGTTAG
- a CDS encoding DNA topoisomerase IB yields MDKQAPELPLHSAPPPPAAELEEAGLRFTSDDQPGIRRVKKGRALQYVDAKGKRVRDADTLDRIKSLVIPPAWTDVWICPRANGHLQATGRDARGRKQYRYHPRWRQARDETKFHHILAFARALPRIRRRVKRDLKARGMERNKVLATVVRLLEATLIRIGNDEYAKQNHSYGLTTIRNHHAKVNGSTIQFTFRGKSGKKHNIDVKDPTLARIVRHCQDLPGQELFAYEREGGVHDVGSSEVNAYIREISGSDFTAKDFRTWAGTVLAAIALREFESFTSVTQAKKNIVTAIEAVASMLGNTPAVCRKCYVHPTILDCYLEGTTIETIKQKLDPAVDSGLRNLKAEEAAVVVLLDKRLHAGRQKKKRARKS; encoded by the coding sequence ATGGATAAGCAGGCGCCAGAACTGCCGCTGCATTCGGCACCACCACCACCTGCGGCAGAGCTGGAGGAAGCGGGGCTTCGTTTCACCAGCGATGACCAGCCCGGCATTCGGCGTGTGAAGAAGGGGCGCGCGCTGCAGTACGTGGATGCGAAGGGCAAACGTGTGCGTGACGCGGACACGCTGGATCGCATCAAGAGTCTCGTCATCCCTCCCGCATGGACAGATGTGTGGATCTGTCCCCGCGCTAACGGCCATCTTCAAGCCACGGGACGTGATGCGCGCGGTCGCAAGCAGTACCGCTACCATCCCCGCTGGCGGCAGGCGCGGGATGAAACCAAATTCCATCACATCCTCGCCTTTGCCCGGGCACTGCCGAGGATTCGGCGCCGTGTAAAACGCGACCTCAAGGCACGTGGCATGGAAAGGAACAAGGTGCTGGCGACGGTTGTGCGCCTGCTGGAAGCTACGCTGATCCGCATCGGCAATGATGAGTATGCAAAGCAAAACCACTCCTATGGCCTGACTACCATTCGCAATCATCATGCAAAGGTGAACGGCAGCACGATTCAATTCACATTCCGCGGTAAGAGCGGCAAGAAGCACAACATTGACGTGAAGGACCCAACGCTCGCTCGCATCGTGCGGCACTGCCAGGATCTGCCCGGACAGGAGTTGTTTGCTTACGAGAGGGAGGGCGGTGTGCATGATGTGGGCTCCTCCGAAGTGAATGCGTACATCCGCGAGATTTCTGGAAGCGACTTCACGGCAAAAGACTTCCGCACTTGGGCTGGGACGGTGCTTGCGGCGATTGCGCTGCGCGAGTTTGAGTCCTTCACTTCCGTGACGCAGGCGAAGAAGAATATCGTTACTGCCATCGAGGCTGTGGCCAGCATGCTTGGCAACACGCCTGCGGTATGCCGCAAGTGCTATGTGCACCCCACCATTCTCGACTGCTATCTGGAAGGTACCACGATTGAGACCATCAAGCAGAAGCTGGATCCGGCTGTCGACTCAGGATTGAGGAATCTCAAAGCCGAGGAAGCAGCGGTGGTGGTGCTGCTGGATAAAAGGCTGCATGCGGGGAGGCAGAAGAAGAAGCGTGCTCGGAAGTCTTAG
- a CDS encoding nuclear transport factor 2 family protein, protein MKHFLKLLAISLLLAPFTSSRGENELNKTPELVAVTAADNARVAAFKKPTAEKLGEIFSDELHYAHSTGAVDTKASFIPVLTSGKTRYLGIDYEKREFTFPAPGIALMTGRARIQAETAESRMDSVLSFLAVWRLENGQWRFLAWQS, encoded by the coding sequence ATGAAACACTTCCTGAAGCTCCTTGCGATCAGCCTCCTGCTGGCCCCGTTTACTTCCTCTCGTGGGGAGAATGAACTTAACAAAACCCCCGAGCTGGTTGCAGTCACCGCTGCGGACAATGCGCGCGTGGCTGCCTTCAAAAAGCCAACGGCAGAAAAGCTCGGCGAAATCTTCTCCGACGAGTTGCACTACGCACACTCGACCGGGGCGGTGGATACCAAAGCCTCGTTCATCCCGGTATTGACCTCCGGCAAGACGCGCTACCTCGGCATCGACTACGAGAAGCGCGAGTTCACCTTCCCTGCGCCCGGCATTGCGCTGATGACCGGCCGTGCCCGTATCCAGGCTGAGACTGCGGAGTCACGCATGGACAGCGTGCTGAGCTTCCTCGCCGTCTGGCGGCTGGAGAATGGCCAGTGGAGATTCCTGGCGTGGCAGTCTTGA
- a CDS encoding sterol desaturase family protein: MTLLLAAKPFKKWNFFELTAGSTIELTVRYALLAGIAWLLCYVIFKRKWFARKIIAKFPKGREVWREIGYSAMSMVVFAMVGALTIIASRHGYTQIYRKISDHSMLWFVLSIVIAIFIHDAWFYWTHRLMHHRKLFKVFHRVHHLSHNPTPWAAYAFSPLEAAVQAAIFPIVVTVMPMHLYAFGIFMLWQIAYNIVGHSGYEVHPRWLMNTPLKYLMNTPTNHVMHHESMRGNYGLYFNFWDRLMGTNHANYEERFRQVTSPKGTPKPASSTDETAGQREGADEGSRVPS; the protein is encoded by the coding sequence ATGACGCTGTTGCTCGCCGCCAAACCCTTCAAGAAATGGAACTTCTTCGAGCTCACTGCGGGAAGTACGATTGAGCTGACGGTTCGCTACGCACTGCTCGCAGGCATCGCCTGGTTGCTGTGCTACGTGATCTTCAAGCGGAAGTGGTTTGCCAGGAAGATCATCGCAAAGTTCCCCAAAGGCCGCGAGGTCTGGCGGGAAATCGGATACTCCGCCATGTCCATGGTGGTCTTTGCCATGGTGGGGGCGCTGACCATCATCGCCTCCCGGCACGGCTACACGCAGATCTACCGAAAGATCTCGGACCACAGCATGCTCTGGTTCGTGCTCAGCATTGTGATTGCCATCTTCATTCACGATGCCTGGTTCTACTGGACGCACCGGCTCATGCACCATCGGAAGCTCTTCAAGGTCTTCCACCGGGTGCACCATCTCTCGCACAATCCCACGCCCTGGGCGGCGTATGCGTTCTCCCCGTTGGAGGCTGCCGTGCAGGCCGCCATCTTTCCCATCGTGGTCACGGTCATGCCCATGCACCTCTATGCCTTCGGCATCTTCATGCTCTGGCAGATCGCCTACAACATCGTGGGCCACAGCGGCTATGAAGTGCATCCGCGCTGGCTGATGAATACCCCGCTGAAGTACCTGATGAACACGCCCACCAACCACGTGATGCATCACGAGTCCATGCGTGGGAACTACGGACTCTACTTCAACTTCTGGGACCGGCTCATGGGCACGAACCATGCAAACTACGAAGAACGTTTCCGCCAGGTGACCTCACCGAAGGGCACACCCAAGCCCGCTTCGTCCACGGACGAGACTGCTGGGCAGCGAGAGGGCGCCGATGAGGGTTCCCGAGTTCCCTCCTGA
- a CDS encoding GDSL-type esterase/lipase family protein — MIYHLIRRIFLAGVLLTASVGAISAEEKKEEKQPADEKAKAPPPDWGAIFKMHWQNRVRAFKEQNLVFQNVVLLGDSITEGFDVTKHFPGRRVLNRGIGADVIGNNMPPDDPRGVLQRLDNSVFECGATDVFILIGINDLNSGKTVDSMEAGYRTLLQRLREHSPELRVHVQSVLPTRDAYDKQNAPVREFNARLKRLAAEYKCTYIDLHTLMADSEGRLNKEFTNDGLHLTEGAYALWRGKILETMSWN; from the coding sequence ATGATATACCATCTGATCCGTCGCATCTTCCTCGCAGGTGTCCTGTTGACGGCTTCCGTGGGGGCCATCTCCGCGGAGGAAAAGAAGGAGGAGAAACAACCTGCCGACGAAAAGGCGAAGGCTCCGCCGCCAGACTGGGGTGCCATTTTCAAGATGCACTGGCAGAACCGGGTGCGCGCCTTCAAGGAACAGAACCTCGTCTTTCAGAATGTGGTCCTGCTGGGTGACAGCATCACGGAGGGGTTCGATGTCACCAAACACTTCCCCGGACGCCGCGTGCTGAACCGCGGTATCGGCGCGGACGTCATCGGGAACAACATGCCTCCGGACGATCCTCGAGGCGTGCTGCAGCGGCTCGACAACTCCGTCTTCGAATGTGGCGCCACGGATGTTTTCATCCTCATTGGCATCAACGACCTGAATTCCGGGAAGACAGTCGACTCCATGGAGGCAGGCTATCGCACTCTGCTCCAGCGGCTTCGCGAACACTCTCCCGAACTTCGCGTTCATGTGCAATCCGTCCTGCCGACGCGGGACGCGTACGACAAGCAGAACGCGCCCGTGCGGGAATTCAATGCCCGGCTCAAGCGGCTCGCGGCTGAGTACAAGTGCACCTATATCGACCTTCATACCCTCATGGCGGATAGTGAGGGAAGATTGAACAAAGAGTTCACGAATGATGGCTTGCATCTCACGGAGGGCGCGTACGCTTTGTGGCGCGGGAAGATCCTTGAGACCATGAGTTGGAACTAG
- a CDS encoding FKBP-type peptidyl-prolyl cis-trans isomerase translates to MKRLCALVATAATAALVSSCTSPETDAPDPKPSAPPATSGPLSAGSTTAGYTTTATGLQYKELRAGTGRRPAATDTVTVHYRGTLLNGVEFDSSYKRMEPTSFPLNQVIPGWTEGLQLMQEGAKYEFVIPSHLAYGTRGAPPDIGPNQTLRFEVELLKVQ, encoded by the coding sequence ATGAAACGCCTCTGCGCTCTCGTCGCCACTGCGGCCACCGCCGCGCTGGTGTCCTCCTGCACCTCGCCTGAAACGGACGCTCCCGATCCGAAGCCCTCGGCTCCTCCAGCTACCAGTGGCCCTCTCTCAGCAGGCAGCACTACTGCAGGCTATACGACCACCGCCACCGGGCTCCAATACAAGGAACTTCGTGCAGGCACCGGCCGCCGCCCTGCCGCGACAGACACGGTGACGGTGCACTACCGCGGCACGCTGCTGAATGGCGTGGAATTCGACAGCTCCTACAAGCGGATGGAGCCCACGTCGTTCCCCCTCAATCAGGTCATCCCCGGCTGGACCGAGGGTCTGCAACTCATGCAGGAAGGCGCGAAGTACGAATTCGTGATTCCCTCCCACCTTGCCTACGGCACCCGCGGCGCTCCCCCGGACATCGGTCCGAACCAAACGCTGCGTTTCGAGGTGGAGTTGCTGAAGGTGCAGTAG
- a CDS encoding SDR family oxidoreductase, whose amino-acid sequence MAQMQQEEKPVRPPQIQTRQPGLESVMDPAPQAEPRHRAREPKLKDRVAIITGGDSGIGRAVALAFAEEGADVCIIHLDEDEDASETAMLVKKHGHRCITHAADVGDEKACQRAVEAVAKEYGRIDILVNNAAEQHPQETFEYISTEQIERTFRTNVFSMFHLVKAVLPHMQKGGAIINTTSVTAYRGSASLVDYASTKGAIVGFTRSLAHALVKRGIRVNAVAPGPIWTPLIPSTFPADHVSTFGSDVPMGRAGEPNEVAPCYVFLASDDSSYMTGQVLHPNGGEIVNG is encoded by the coding sequence ATGGCCCAGATGCAGCAAGAGGAAAAGCCGGTCCGACCGCCACAAATCCAGACACGGCAACCCGGGCTGGAATCCGTCATGGACCCCGCTCCGCAGGCCGAGCCACGGCACCGCGCACGCGAACCAAAACTCAAGGATCGCGTGGCCATCATCACCGGAGGAGACAGCGGCATCGGTCGTGCGGTGGCACTGGCCTTTGCGGAGGAAGGCGCCGACGTGTGCATCATCCATCTGGATGAAGACGAGGATGCCTCCGAAACCGCCATGTTGGTGAAGAAGCACGGCCATCGTTGCATCACCCACGCCGCGGATGTGGGTGATGAAAAGGCCTGCCAACGAGCAGTGGAAGCTGTGGCAAAGGAGTATGGCCGCATCGACATCCTGGTGAACAACGCCGCGGAGCAGCATCCGCAGGAGACATTCGAGTACATCTCCACGGAACAGATCGAGCGCACGTTCCGCACGAACGTATTCTCCATGTTCCACCTCGTGAAAGCGGTGCTGCCGCACATGCAAAAGGGAGGAGCGATCATCAACACCACCTCCGTCACGGCATATCGCGGGAGCGCCTCACTGGTGGACTATGCCTCCACAAAGGGTGCCATCGTGGGCTTCACCCGTTCCCTGGCTCATGCATTGGTGAAGCGCGGTATTCGCGTGAATGCGGTGGCGCCGGGTCCCATCTGGACGCCGCTCATCCCTTCCACCTTCCCGGCGGACCATGTCTCGACCTTCGGCTCGGATGTGCCGATGGGACGCGCGGGAGAACCGAACGAGGTGGCTCCGTGTTATGTGTTCCTGGCGAGTGACGACTCCTCGTACATGACCGGCCAGGTACTGCACCCCAACGGCGGAGAAATTGTGAATGGATAA